One genomic region from Evansella sp. LMS18 encodes:
- a CDS encoding YpdA family putative bacillithiol disulfide reductase, producing the protein MKQEDAIIIGAGPCGLAAAIALQNKGMSPLIIEKGNIVNAIYNYPTHQQFFSSSEKLAIGNIPFYSIERKPKRNEALVYYRQVAEEKDLRINAYEKVVQVTKDREHRFTVHTKLLNGSEKEYRAKYLIIATGYYDSPNYMDIKGENQPHVYHYFKEAHPYYGQHTAVIGGKNSAVDAALELEKAGAKVTVFYRGAEYSKSIKPWILPEFDGLVRNGRISMHFNTEIEQITENTIIYKKDNQKMEDRADFVFAMTGYHPDHSFLKQMGVEVEVETGRPVFNEETMETNAGNIYIAGVIAAGNNANEIFIENGRFHGGKIAEAIAEKERSR; encoded by the coding sequence ATGAAGCAGGAAGATGCGATTATTATTGGTGCCGGTCCCTGTGGCCTTGCAGCGGCGATTGCTCTTCAGAATAAAGGAATGAGCCCGCTAATTATCGAAAAAGGCAATATAGTTAATGCCATTTATAACTATCCTACCCATCAGCAGTTTTTCAGCAGCAGTGAGAAGCTGGCTATTGGCAATATCCCTTTCTACAGTATAGAAAGGAAGCCAAAAAGAAACGAAGCTCTCGTTTATTACCGGCAGGTGGCTGAGGAAAAAGACCTGAGGATAAACGCATATGAAAAGGTGGTTCAGGTCACTAAAGACAGGGAACACCGCTTTACTGTGCATACAAAGCTGTTAAATGGTTCGGAAAAAGAATACAGGGCTAAGTATTTAATTATTGCCACAGGTTATTATGATTCCCCGAATTATATGGATATTAAAGGAGAGAATCAGCCTCATGTTTACCACTACTTTAAAGAGGCGCATCCTTATTATGGCCAGCATACGGCGGTGATCGGGGGAAAAAATTCCGCCGTTGATGCCGCGCTCGAGCTGGAAAAAGCCGGCGCAAAAGTAACTGTCTTTTACCGTGGGGCTGAATATTCAAAAAGTATCAAGCCGTGGATTCTCCCCGAATTTGACGGCCTTGTGAGAAACGGACGGATCAGCATGCACTTTAACACCGAGATTGAACAAATTACGGAAAATACTATTATTTACAAGAAAGATAATCAGAAAATGGAAGACAGGGCTGATTTTGTATTTGCAATGACTGGCTATCACCCTGACCATTCTTTTTTAAAGCAAATGGGTGTTGAGGTTGAGGTGGAAACCGGAAGGCCAGTGTTTAATGAAGAGACTATGGAAACAAATGCAGGAAATATATATATTGCTGGTGTTATAGCAGCCGGAAATAATGCGAATGAAATTTTTATTGAGAATGGCAGGTTTCACGGCGGAAAAATAGCTGAGGCAATCGCGGAAAAAGAACGAAGCAGATAA
- a CDS encoding asparaginase: MKRVAVITTGGTIASKHNEEGRLSSGVISGEELSSILNLPEDIDITIHSMLQKPSMHISFSDLDDIRQKITQLFKNNEADGVVVTHGTDTLEESAYYLDLTIDDPRPVVVTGSQRSPVDLGSDAFINLRHAIYSASDSQLRDTGTVVVFNERVFAAKYVKKEHASNIQGFNSFGYGYLGIIDNDKLFLYQKPVRQDKVVPKESKVPVVDIIKCYLGADDKFIRACIDSKVDGIILEGVGRGQISPEMMEAVKEAVAEGIHIVVTTAAEEGEVYTAYEYSGSAYDLYKTGVILGKDYDSKKARIKLITLLRAGEDIKEGFTQ; the protein is encoded by the coding sequence ATGAAGAGAGTTGCTGTAATAACAACAGGCGGTACGATCGCAAGTAAACATAATGAAGAAGGAAGGCTCAGTTCAGGTGTTATTTCCGGGGAGGAACTCAGTTCTATTCTGAATCTTCCTGAAGATATTGATATAACCATTCATTCTATGCTGCAGAAGCCGAGTATGCATATTAGTTTTTCAGATCTTGATGACATCCGTCAAAAAATAACTCAGTTATTTAAGAACAACGAAGCAGATGGGGTAGTAGTGACCCATGGAACAGATACGCTGGAAGAGTCGGCTTACTATCTGGATCTGACAATAGATGATCCTCGACCGGTTGTTGTCACTGGTTCACAAAGGTCCCCGGTTGATCTTGGGAGTGATGCTTTTATCAATCTCCGCCATGCTATTTATTCTGCTTCTGATTCTCAGTTAAGAGATACAGGGACAGTCGTGGTATTCAATGAGAGAGTTTTTGCTGCTAAATATGTTAAGAAGGAACATGCTTCCAATATTCAGGGATTTAATTCTTTCGGCTATGGTTATTTAGGTATAATAGATAATGACAAGCTGTTTCTGTATCAAAAACCTGTAAGGCAGGATAAAGTGGTACCTAAAGAAAGCAAAGTGCCGGTAGTTGATATTATTAAATGTTACCTCGGGGCTGATGATAAATTTATACGTGCATGCATTGATAGCAAAGTAGACGGTATTATCCTTGAAGGAGTAGGCCGTGGACAGATTTCTCCTGAAATGATGGAAGCTGTTAAAGAGGCAGTTGCTGAAGGGATTCATATTGTTGTTACAACAGCTGCTGAAGAGGGTGAGGTTTATACCGCATATGAGTATTCAGGTAGTGCCTACGATTTGTACAAAACGGGTGTGATTCTCGGGAAAGATTATGACAGCAAAAAAGCCAGAATAAAGCTGATAACCTTACTGCGTGCAGGGGAAGATATTAAAGAAGGCTTTACTCAGTAA
- the prsW gene encoding glutamic-type intramembrane protease PrsW, whose product MLSLVTAGIAPAIALLCYFYLKDEYEQEPVHMVVRCFLFGGLLVFPILFIQFAIVEEGLAESVYIQAFLKTALIEEFLKWFVVVAAVFHHMYFNQRYDGIVYATAVALGFASAENIIYLLANGMETAFLRAVFPVSSHALFGVIMGYYLGKAKFYKKKKILFLTYSFLLPFLLHGFYNFILLTQDKWVLYLIPFMIFLWLLSLRKVKKANRNQELFSRKSAAG is encoded by the coding sequence ATGCTTTCTCTGGTTACCGCAGGGATCGCCCCTGCAATAGCACTCCTGTGTTATTTTTATTTAAAAGACGAATATGAGCAGGAACCTGTTCACATGGTTGTAAGATGTTTTCTTTTTGGCGGGTTACTTGTGTTTCCTATTTTATTTATCCAGTTTGCTATCGTCGAAGAAGGGCTGGCGGAGTCTGTATATATTCAGGCCTTCCTGAAGACTGCTCTTATAGAAGAGTTCCTGAAATGGTTTGTTGTAGTCGCAGCGGTATTCCATCATATGTATTTTAACCAGCGGTATGACGGTATTGTTTATGCGACTGCGGTAGCTCTTGGGTTTGCTTCTGCGGAAAATATTATTTATCTCCTTGCAAACGGGATGGAAACAGCCTTTTTAAGAGCTGTTTTTCCAGTGAGCAGCCATGCTTTGTTTGGCGTCATAATGGGTTACTACCTTGGTAAAGCGAAGTTTTACAAAAAGAAAAAGATACTGTTCCTTACTTATTCTTTTCTGTTACCATTCCTTTTGCATGGTTTTTATAATTTTATTTTACTGACCCAGGATAAATGGGTATTATATTTAATACCTTTTATGATTTTTTTATGGCTTCTGAGTTTAAGAAAGGTAAAAAAGGCAAACAGGAATCAGGAGCTTTTCAGCAGAAAGAGTGCTGCAGGATAA